The following proteins are co-located in the Microbulbifer sp. VAAF005 genome:
- a CDS encoding class I SAM-dependent methyltransferase, translating into MSLQCPLCRHRAVQPYHRDKFRSYHQCDNCALVFVPPKFHLSPDEEKAYYDLHENSIEDEGYRQFLSRCAQPLLKELKGSCCYGLDFGCGPAPLLARILEGNGHRVDLYDHFYAPAQKALHGNYDFIVATEVIEHLGQPGAEIENLWGRLRTGGVMALMTKLVISAERFANWHYIRDPTHICFFSVKTFEWLARSLGAELQFVHSDVIFLRKLSIDPE; encoded by the coding sequence TTGTCACTGCAGTGTCCGCTGTGCCGCCATCGTGCGGTGCAGCCTTACCATCGAGATAAATTCCGCAGCTATCATCAGTGTGATAACTGCGCGCTCGTATTTGTTCCCCCGAAATTCCACTTAAGTCCCGATGAAGAAAAAGCTTACTACGACCTTCATGAGAATTCGATAGAGGATGAAGGTTACCGTCAATTTCTCAGTCGTTGCGCGCAGCCCTTGCTAAAAGAGCTGAAGGGCTCATGTTGTTATGGTCTGGATTTTGGTTGCGGGCCGGCCCCCTTGTTGGCCAGAATTTTAGAGGGCAATGGGCATAGAGTCGATCTGTATGATCATTTTTATGCGCCAGCTCAAAAGGCGCTGCATGGGAATTATGACTTTATCGTCGCAACAGAGGTGATCGAGCATTTGGGGCAGCCTGGAGCGGAGATCGAGAACCTCTGGGGTAGGTTGCGCACCGGAGGTGTTATGGCCCTGATGACCAAATTGGTTATTTCTGCGGAGCGTTTCGCCAATTGGCACTACATTAGAGATCCTACACACATTTGTTTTTTTAGTGTGAAGACATTTGAGTGGTTGGCTCGGTCACTAGGTGCCGAGCTCCAGTTTGTCCATAGTGATGTTATTTTTCTGAGAAAATTAAGTATTGACCCTGAATAG
- a CDS encoding Hsp20 family protein: MRNFDFSPLYRSAIGFDRMASLLDAMTTSEQKQPSYPPYDIELTGDDSYRITMAVAGFEQSELDIQVEQNRLVVSGTKPENNGQGKYLHRGIAARNFERRFQLADHVKVTDAKLANGLLHVELVREIPEAMKPRKISITEGNILQHAKSDTESSAAVA, from the coding sequence ATGCGTAATTTTGATTTCTCCCCACTTTATCGATCTGCTATTGGCTTTGACCGTATGGCCAGCCTGCTTGATGCAATGACCACTAGCGAGCAAAAGCAGCCTTCCTACCCCCCATACGATATAGAGTTAACCGGTGATGATAGTTACCGAATTACTATGGCTGTTGCCGGCTTTGAGCAGTCTGAACTTGATATTCAAGTAGAGCAAAATCGTTTAGTGGTTAGCGGTACTAAGCCGGAAAATAATGGTCAGGGGAAGTATTTACACCGGGGTATTGCCGCAAGAAATTTTGAGCGGCGCTTTCAGCTCGCTGATCATGTAAAAGTAACTGATGCAAAGTTGGCGAATGGGTTGTTGCATGTAGAGTTAGTGCGTGAAATACCTGAAGCAATGAAGCCGAGAAAAATCTCGATTACAGAAGGCAATATTCTCCAGCATGCAAAGAGTGACACCGAGTCCAGTGCGGCAGTAGCGTAA
- the thpR gene encoding RNA 2',3'-cyclic phosphodiesterase → MSKTHKKLLEPTCRIFIGIQLDETTQEFLNKLTVAIKRKQDAASITSTRWITRQNRHITLCFLGQLPIEVIPLLKTGLTSIAEATTELKTNFFKLGTFPGNDAHLIAAEVVATQQLEALHESIKQLAKRLSLPAESRRYRPHITLCRSGKQFQWFSPLKLEHPLTLNNITLYQSQPSQYGSRYSPLQTTTLRPLKNSNAQL, encoded by the coding sequence ATGTCAAAAACTCACAAAAAGCTTCTCGAGCCCACCTGCAGAATTTTTATTGGCATCCAGCTAGATGAAACGACACAGGAGTTTTTAAATAAGTTAACGGTCGCCATAAAGCGCAAACAAGATGCTGCATCAATTACCAGCACTCGCTGGATAACCCGCCAAAACCGTCATATCACCCTTTGTTTTCTAGGCCAGTTACCTATTGAAGTAATCCCTCTACTTAAAACCGGGCTCACATCCATTGCAGAGGCCACAACTGAATTGAAAACCAATTTTTTTAAACTCGGCACCTTTCCGGGCAATGACGCTCACTTAATTGCAGCAGAAGTTGTGGCTACCCAGCAATTGGAGGCTCTACATGAATCCATCAAGCAGCTAGCCAAAAGGCTATCCTTACCGGCAGAGAGCCGGCGCTATCGTCCGCATATCACCCTATGCAGGAGCGGTAAGCAATTTCAATGGTTTTCTCCATTGAAGCTTGAGCACCCACTAACACTAAACAACATCACGCTCTACCAAAGCCAACCCAGCCAATATGGCAGCCGCTACTCTCCCCTGCAGACAACAACCCTACGCCCACTAAAAAATTCAAACGCACAATTATAA
- a CDS encoding HPF/RaiA family ribosome-associated protein, with protein sequence MKSAPNDNIVFRDIDKSAALATTVSKKLNKLERYCGDIIHSRVVLEAPHQHKTKGRHFKASLELAISGNPVTISSENESIHRAVNDTFASAERCLKERSERKKTRRHQAIQEVMVVEEPS encoded by the coding sequence ATGAAATCAGCGCCTAACGATAACATTGTGTTCCGCGACATCGACAAGTCAGCCGCCCTGGCGACTACCGTGTCCAAGAAATTAAACAAGCTGGAACGTTATTGTGGCGACATCATACATAGTCGCGTTGTCCTCGAAGCCCCCCATCAACACAAAACTAAAGGCAGACACTTCAAGGCATCATTAGAGCTTGCCATTAGCGGCAATCCCGTGACTATTAGTAGTGAGAACGAATCGATCCACCGAGCCGTAAACGACACATTTGCCTCTGCCGAACGCTGCCTAAAAGAGCGCAGCGAACGCAAGAAAACTCGGCGACACCAAGCCATACAGGAGGTGATGGTGGTGGAAGAGCCTAGCTAA
- the gorA gene encoding glutathione-disulfide reductase has translation MAEYDFDLFVIGAGSGGVRASRMAAAQGMKVAVAEDRYMGGTCVNVGCVPKKLFVYASGYSADFSDARAYGWNCADVAFDWSTLRDNNAKEVARLNGIYRNLLENSGVETLNGRASINGPHSVVVNGKEVTAERILVATGGWPFIPDIPGREFALTSNEVFSMEAFPKRVLVVGGGYIAVEFAGIFAGLGANVHLSYRRDLFLRGFDRDIRSFVRDEMQKKKIELKFNHNVVSIEKLQDGSLLAHADDGSSINVDMVLYATGRVANTAGLGLQEQGVVLHKDGTISVDDNFRTSVQSIYALGDVTGEPQLTPVALAEAMALVKHWRTGETAEIDYNNIPTAVFCQPNIGTVGLSEEEARDSGLSVTIYKSEFRPMRHTVSGNSERTLMKLVVDAASDKVIGVHMVGDDAGEIIQGIAIALKAGATKSTFDSTIGIHPTAAEEFVTMRTPSA, from the coding sequence TTGGCTGAGTATGACTTTGATCTGTTCGTTATTGGTGCAGGTTCTGGAGGCGTTCGTGCGAGCAGGATGGCTGCGGCTCAAGGTATGAAGGTCGCTGTGGCTGAAGACCGTTACATGGGAGGAACTTGTGTAAATGTAGGCTGTGTTCCCAAGAAATTATTTGTGTATGCGAGTGGTTACTCTGCAGATTTTTCTGATGCCCGGGCATATGGCTGGAACTGTGCGGATGTTGCGTTTGATTGGTCGACACTCCGGGATAACAACGCAAAAGAAGTAGCCCGGCTCAATGGGATTTATCGCAACCTGCTGGAAAATTCTGGGGTGGAAACTCTGAATGGTAGAGCCAGCATTAATGGGCCCCATAGCGTAGTTGTCAATGGTAAAGAAGTCACTGCAGAGCGTATTTTGGTGGCGACTGGCGGGTGGCCATTTATCCCGGACATTCCTGGCCGTGAGTTTGCGCTGACTTCTAATGAAGTGTTTTCAATGGAGGCTTTTCCCAAGCGTGTATTGGTTGTTGGAGGCGGTTATATAGCTGTTGAATTTGCAGGTATCTTTGCTGGCCTGGGAGCAAATGTGCACCTGTCGTATCGTCGGGACTTGTTCTTGCGGGGGTTTGATCGCGATATTCGCTCTTTTGTTCGCGATGAAATGCAGAAGAAAAAAATCGAGCTGAAATTCAATCATAACGTTGTGTCTATCGAAAAGCTCCAGGATGGTAGTTTACTTGCCCATGCTGATGATGGCTCCAGTATTAATGTGGATATGGTGCTGTATGCCACTGGGCGTGTCGCCAACACTGCAGGGTTGGGGCTTCAGGAGCAGGGGGTTGTCTTGCACAAAGATGGAACAATCTCTGTCGATGATAATTTTAGGACAAGTGTACAGTCGATCTATGCGCTGGGGGATGTAACTGGCGAGCCTCAGCTTACTCCTGTTGCTTTGGCAGAGGCTATGGCTTTGGTGAAGCATTGGCGCACAGGTGAAACTGCAGAGATTGACTATAACAATATTCCGACAGCGGTTTTCTGTCAGCCGAATATAGGTACTGTGGGGTTGTCGGAGGAGGAGGCGCGAGACTCTGGTCTTAGTGTCACCATTTATAAGTCTGAATTTAGACCAATGCGTCACACTGTTAGTGGCAATTCAGAGCGGACACTTATGAAGTTGGTTGTGGATGCTGCCAGCGATAAGGTGATTGGCGTGCATATGGTAGGGGATGACGCGGGAGAGATTATTCAGGGAATTGCTATTGCTTTGAAGGCTGGGGCGACTAAAAGTACCTTTGACTCAACAATTGGTATTCACCCTACAGCAGCTGAGGAGTTTGTGACAATGAGGACGCCTAGCGCTTAA
- a CDS encoding TIGR01620 family protein: MINSDKNTEYRRETRIESLDEPGQEVPHRDATRVEPLAEESGEIPRSITTGESLPDRIAFSELRLPTFRFKWLKPAVLSALAVVVAVVGWEFYGLYQWAVDKHWSLGLFVAVLMAGFGVIIGSSVWEFFRAGRPLNKLEKTQAIATEVRDCRSHQEAQVFRRNLQEHFAGKPQGVLLNRVLDEAADYYDSSELLEHLEVTFLNALDQEALRRVVRHSTSTGALVGLSPFASIDILVALRQSLRMIDDVAQIYGVQPSLVVRWRLFKRVLSLVAYTGASEYAISEMWPELVGDSMLSTVSVRLGQGVGASLFVARIGLATMQSCRPIPFTEKQRPRLRSVMARIGGGLKEKMPELFSMVGLSSRKEARARKAGTE, encoded by the coding sequence TTGATTAATAGTGATAAAAATACTGAGTACCGTCGCGAAACACGTATCGAGTCGCTAGATGAGCCCGGGCAGGAGGTCCCGCACAGAGATGCGACGCGGGTGGAACCGCTTGCGGAAGAGTCAGGGGAGATTCCTAGGTCCATAACTACTGGAGAGTCTCTTCCAGATCGGATTGCTTTCTCCGAGTTGCGCCTACCCACTTTCCGGTTTAAGTGGCTAAAGCCAGCAGTGCTCTCTGCGCTTGCAGTAGTGGTGGCCGTGGTCGGATGGGAGTTTTATGGACTTTATCAATGGGCTGTAGACAAGCATTGGAGTCTGGGACTTTTTGTGGCCGTTTTGATGGCGGGCTTCGGTGTAATCATTGGCAGTTCCGTGTGGGAGTTTTTCCGAGCGGGGCGCCCACTGAATAAGCTTGAGAAAACTCAAGCCATTGCTACTGAAGTCCGAGACTGTCGCAGTCACCAAGAGGCGCAAGTATTCAGACGCAATTTGCAGGAGCACTTTGCCGGTAAGCCCCAGGGGGTGCTGCTCAATCGAGTCCTAGATGAGGCAGCTGACTATTACGATAGCAGTGAGCTGTTAGAGCATTTAGAGGTTACCTTCTTAAATGCCCTTGACCAAGAGGCTCTAAGGAGAGTCGTACGCCACTCAACGAGCACTGGTGCACTGGTTGGGCTGAGCCCTTTTGCCAGTATCGATATTCTGGTTGCCCTGAGGCAGTCACTGCGAATGATTGATGATGTGGCGCAAATTTATGGCGTGCAGCCGTCTCTAGTGGTGCGATGGCGCTTGTTCAAGAGGGTTTTGTCTCTGGTCGCCTACACTGGCGCGAGTGAGTATGCGATCAGTGAAATGTGGCCGGAACTTGTTGGCGATAGCATGCTCAGTACAGTCTCTGTGCGTTTGGGGCAGGGGGTCGGAGCCAGTCTGTTTGTTGCGCGTATCGGCTTGGCGACAATGCAAAGCTGTCGACCAATCCCTTTTACTGAAAAGCAGCGCCCTCGCCTGAGATCAGTTATGGCCCGTATTGGTGGTGGCCTTAAAGAGAAGATGCCCGAGTTGTTTTCTATGGTTGGGCTTAGCTCGCGAAAGGAAGCAAGGGCTCGGAAGGCGGGTACCGAGTAG
- a CDS encoding YcjX family protein has product MEPKVTECVSLDREDSMSRESQSRPHLKEKLRRWSREAQDKSHWAAERLLDRRICIGITGLSGAGKSTFLTSLIYQLCNPEKSQLPGFAPALNGDLLGAELKPALDSGLAPFDYQTCLSALMAEPPSWPQSTRDASAMELHIHLRSRRRFRGNGRKTLVVELRDYPGEWLMDLPLLRMDYAEWCRHQAHLFSTDARSMLAPRLIAQLAALSPQANASEVNLDELWGEYRAYLLSCRTKLNLSYLQPGRALLDEEAYGVVPLLDLRGLDAGQLAVLSESSVFKVLQARYERYVQAQVKPFVDSHFRHIDRQLVLVDMIGTLFAGEQSLEDMRLAFAHIADTFRYGESGFLSKLWRPKVNRLLFAATKVDQVLAADHDALRQLLGQQLQQTFSDARHRGLPVFSEAVAAVRCSREGQKNGRRMLMGYDLEGQYLGFENAEIFAQAPYEEQGWSHYAGAAPPQLRPPVGMQAGHIPHIRVDALLNLLLGDKV; this is encoded by the coding sequence ATGGAACCCAAAGTGACAGAGTGTGTGTCGCTGGACCGCGAAGATTCTATGTCTCGCGAGAGTCAATCTCGCCCACATTTAAAAGAAAAGCTACGGCGCTGGAGCCGAGAGGCCCAGGATAAATCCCACTGGGCCGCCGAGCGCTTGTTGGACCGACGCATCTGTATCGGTATCACTGGGCTCAGTGGTGCTGGGAAGTCCACGTTTCTCACCAGTCTGATATACCAACTCTGCAATCCGGAGAAGTCCCAATTACCTGGTTTTGCCCCTGCACTCAATGGCGATCTGTTGGGGGCAGAGTTGAAGCCAGCGCTGGACTCTGGTTTGGCGCCGTTTGACTACCAGACCTGCCTGTCGGCACTGATGGCTGAGCCACCTAGTTGGCCACAGAGCACTAGAGATGCTTCGGCTATGGAGTTACACATCCATTTACGCAGCCGGCGCCGTTTTCGGGGTAATGGTAGAAAGACGTTGGTAGTGGAGTTGCGTGACTACCCAGGGGAATGGTTGATGGACTTGCCGCTATTGCGTATGGACTATGCAGAGTGGTGTCGTCATCAAGCACACCTATTTTCTACAGATGCGCGATCAATGCTGGCCCCCCGGTTGATAGCTCAGCTGGCAGCACTGTCCCCCCAGGCGAATGCCAGTGAAGTAAATTTGGACGAATTATGGGGGGAATACAGAGCTTATCTCCTGAGTTGCCGAACCAAGTTGAATCTCAGTTATTTACAGCCTGGTAGAGCGCTGCTAGATGAGGAGGCGTACGGGGTAGTTCCACTCCTGGATTTGCGTGGTTTAGATGCTGGGCAGTTAGCTGTTTTGTCTGAGAGTAGTGTTTTTAAGGTTTTGCAGGCGCGTTACGAACGCTATGTGCAGGCGCAGGTAAAACCCTTTGTAGACAGCCATTTTCGACATATCGATCGACAACTGGTACTGGTAGATATGATTGGCACTCTATTTGCTGGTGAACAGTCCCTGGAAGATATGCGTCTGGCATTTGCTCATATCGCCGATACATTCCGCTATGGCGAATCGGGGTTTTTAAGCAAACTATGGCGCCCAAAGGTTAATCGACTCCTTTTTGCTGCGACTAAAGTCGATCAGGTACTTGCTGCCGACCACGATGCTTTGAGGCAGCTTCTAGGCCAGCAGTTACAACAGACTTTCTCCGATGCCCGCCACCGGGGTTTGCCGGTATTTAGTGAGGCGGTTGCCGCGGTTCGCTGCTCTAGAGAGGGGCAGAAGAATGGACGGAGAATGCTGATGGGTTATGACCTCGAGGGCCAGTATTTAGGTTTTGAGAATGCGGAAATTTTTGCCCAGGCGCCCTATGAAGAGCAGGGGTGGAGCCACTATGCGGGAGCTGCACCACCACAGCTGCGGCCTCCAGTGGGAATGCAGGCAGGACATATTCCACATATACGGGTGGATGCTCTTTTGAACCTTCTGTTGGGAGATAAGGTTTGA
- a CDS encoding DUF2807 domain-containing protein, giving the protein MMILKKTLFAPLLVVLATVAAFCTNAQAEEMETKRFDMEGFTQVSLKGSSHLKLIQGDSFEVVAVGPVSTMPYVKVEVKGERLELSVEENTQNLFGFVTISRGQGDEVNFTVTMPKVEALKVTGSGEARSSSVESEGLTLGVTGSGMINIDKVAAESLKAYVTGSGDLFLNKALTVKGEVAVTGSGDMKISTITGESLLAEIQGSGDILVGGRVADVNVRLMGSGDFIGRSLRADNASGSIMGSGDIVLKRPGSDSFSVMGSGDVALVD; this is encoded by the coding sequence ATGATGATTTTGAAGAAGACGCTCTTTGCCCCGCTGCTAGTAGTCCTCGCTACAGTCGCTGCGTTTTGCACTAATGCCCAGGCAGAAGAAATGGAAACTAAGCGTTTCGATATGGAAGGGTTCACTCAGGTGTCTCTCAAGGGAAGTTCTCACTTGAAGTTGATTCAGGGGGACAGTTTTGAGGTTGTCGCTGTCGGCCCTGTCAGCACAATGCCCTACGTCAAAGTTGAGGTAAAAGGGGAAAGGTTGGAGTTATCTGTGGAGGAAAACACCCAGAACCTTTTTGGATTTGTCACCATATCCCGAGGGCAAGGAGATGAAGTTAACTTCACCGTGACTATGCCTAAAGTTGAGGCGCTTAAGGTGACTGGCTCTGGTGAGGCTAGATCTTCAAGTGTTGAGAGTGAAGGCCTAACTTTGGGGGTGACGGGCTCAGGAATGATCAATATCGACAAGGTCGCTGCGGAATCCTTGAAAGCGTATGTTACTGGTTCCGGTGATTTGTTCCTCAATAAGGCATTGACTGTCAAAGGGGAAGTAGCGGTGACTGGCTCTGGCGACATGAAGATAAGTACTATTACCGGTGAGAGTTTACTTGCGGAGATACAAGGTTCCGGCGATATATTGGTTGGCGGGCGAGTTGCCGATGTGAACGTTCGCCTCATGGGTTCAGGTGATTTTATTGGCCGCAGTCTGCGCGCCGATAATGCCAGCGGTTCAATAATGGGATCGGGAGATATTGTCTTGAAACGGCCGGGAAGTGACTCCTTCTCAGTAATGGGGTCGGGAGACGTAGCGCTGGTTGACTAA
- a CDS encoding HIT family protein produces MASIFTQIINGDLPGNFIWRDEKVVAILTISPIKAGHCLVIPVEEINHWDDVPEELATHLMLVAQKVAKGLKATYSPKRVGVMIAGIEVPHTHIHLIPVDELSDFDFSKQKPASSEQLAHEAEKIRQSLKELGFSEAECG; encoded by the coding sequence ATGGCAAGTATTTTTACTCAGATAATTAATGGCGATTTACCTGGCAATTTTATTTGGAGAGATGAAAAGGTCGTAGCTATTTTGACCATTTCACCCATAAAGGCTGGTCATTGTTTGGTCATCCCTGTTGAGGAAATTAATCATTGGGATGATGTTCCAGAGGAGCTGGCGACTCATCTAATGCTGGTTGCGCAAAAGGTGGCGAAAGGGCTGAAAGCAACTTACTCACCGAAGCGAGTGGGTGTGATGATCGCTGGGATTGAAGTGCCACATACCCATATCCACCTGATACCCGTAGATGAATTGTCAGACTTTGACTTCTCTAAGCAAAAGCCTGCTTCTTCAGAGCAGTTGGCACATGAGGCGGAAAAGATTCGACAATCCTTAAAGGAACTGGGCTTTAGCGAGGCGGAGTGCGGCTAG
- a CDS encoding peptidylprolyl isomerase, whose protein sequence is MKIANHTVVEIHYTLKDADGTVIDSSANGEPLKYLQGVGNIIAGLEREMLEKAPGDKFTAVIAPEDGYGEQNPELIQTMPRSAFGGVEELSVGMAFRAESTEGHPIEVEIIDIDGDEVTINGNHPLAGVELHFEIEVVSVREATAEEVDHGHVH, encoded by the coding sequence ATGAAGATTGCCAACCACACAGTTGTGGAGATCCACTACACCCTGAAAGATGCTGACGGAACAGTCATTGACTCCTCAGCCAATGGAGAGCCACTCAAATATCTGCAGGGGGTCGGCAATATCATTGCAGGGCTTGAGCGCGAAATGCTGGAAAAGGCACCTGGTGACAAATTTACCGCAGTAATTGCTCCAGAAGACGGCTACGGGGAGCAAAACCCAGAGCTGATCCAGACTATGCCCCGCAGTGCCTTTGGCGGTGTTGAAGAGTTATCTGTAGGCATGGCATTCCGTGCAGAGAGCACCGAAGGTCACCCGATTGAAGTGGAAATTATCGACATCGACGGCGACGAAGTCACTATCAATGGCAACCACCCCCTCGCCGGCGTTGAGCTGCACTTCGAAATCGAAGTTGTTTCTGTGCGCGAAGCGACTGCTGAAGAGGTTGACCACGGTCACGTGCACTGA
- a CDS encoding DCC1-like thiol-disulfide oxidoreductase family protein: MSLPNNIILFDSICNLCNRWSQLILKRDREQRFTLCRVQSNAGQHFLKQLNLPLDTYQTMILLERHGGTYQSFYKSEAALRIASRLPQPWRLLAILRYIPRPARDWLYDLVARNRYRWFGQRESCLLPCDADKQRFLEDVPEETPDELV; the protein is encoded by the coding sequence ATGTCATTGCCAAACAACATCATCCTGTTTGATAGCATCTGCAACCTGTGCAATCGCTGGAGTCAACTAATACTCAAGCGCGACAGAGAGCAGCGCTTTACCCTGTGCCGAGTGCAGTCCAATGCAGGCCAACACTTCCTTAAACAGCTGAACCTGCCGCTGGACACTTACCAGACCATGATTTTGCTGGAACGACATGGTGGCACTTACCAATCCTTTTACAAAAGTGAAGCGGCACTGAGAATTGCCAGCCGCCTACCACAACCCTGGCGTTTATTGGCCATTTTGCGCTACATTCCCCGCCCGGCAAGGGATTGGCTCTACGACTTGGTTGCTCGAAACCGCTATCGCTGGTTTGGTCAACGGGAAAGTTGCCTATTGCCGTGTGACGCTGACAAACAGCGGTTTTTGGAAGATGTACCTGAAGAGACCCCAGATGAGCTTGTCTGA
- the tcdA gene encoding tRNA cyclic N6-threonylcarbamoyladenosine(37) synthase TcdA, whose protein sequence is MSLSDQYLQRFGGIARLYGDKALEILSSAHILVIGIGGVGSWTAEALARSGIGQLTLIDLDDVCITNTNRQSHALADTVGHIKVEVMAERLRQINPEITVHTEEDFIANDNFSELINPDIHPIDVVIDAIDSARVKAALIAYCKARKIRLITVGSAGGKRSPDRIECADLGRTINDPMLAKVRQHLYRFHNFQKSRKRQFGIDAIFSTEAMVYPQPDGQVCQQKSAMQDGVKLDCSGGFGAATMITGTFGFLAANRAIERLLQAKN, encoded by the coding sequence ATGAGCTTGTCTGACCAGTATTTACAGCGATTTGGCGGCATTGCTCGCCTGTATGGCGATAAGGCCCTCGAAATTTTATCCTCTGCTCACATATTGGTGATCGGTATTGGTGGCGTAGGGAGCTGGACCGCAGAGGCCTTGGCGCGAAGCGGCATTGGTCAGTTGACGCTAATAGACTTGGATGACGTCTGCATCACCAATACCAATCGTCAGAGCCACGCACTCGCCGATACTGTAGGCCATATCAAGGTCGAGGTGATGGCAGAGCGCCTACGGCAGATTAACCCGGAGATTACAGTTCATACGGAAGAGGACTTTATCGCTAATGACAATTTCTCAGAGCTGATCAATCCCGATATACACCCTATCGATGTGGTGATTGATGCAATAGATTCTGCACGGGTAAAAGCCGCCCTGATCGCTTACTGTAAAGCCCGAAAAATACGCTTGATAACGGTTGGTTCCGCAGGAGGTAAGCGCTCCCCCGATCGCATTGAGTGCGCCGATCTCGGCCGTACAATTAATGATCCGATGCTGGCAAAAGTCCGCCAACATCTATACCGCTTTCACAACTTCCAGAAGAGTCGCAAGCGCCAGTTTGGCATCGATGCGATCTTTTCCACTGAAGCAATGGTATACCCGCAGCCAGATGGGCAAGTATGCCAGCAGAAGAGCGCTATGCAGGACGGTGTTAAATTAGACTGCAGTGGCGGCTTTGGTGCGGCAACTATGATTACCGGCACCTTTGGGTTTTTGGCCGCCAACCGGGCCATCGAGCGACTTCTCCAGGCAAAAAACTAA
- a CDS encoding LytTR family DNA-binding domain-containing protein, with protein MTVQQYLARRRQFEVGFWLLFFVGQWLVQFALAYFDHRRWGSIFQPWEFLVWEGTSILMIAILFPLILLLDHYFPLRKGRVRQSLAIHLFFTLPWSLIHVSGMVFMRTVIYHLNDGSYNFGNWPVEFFYEYLKDIQTYAALLSSVYLYRFLLVRLQGEARLLEEPDEGDAAEPVERPERLLVKKLGKEFLVNVQDIEWVEAAGNYVNLHLGDRIYPLRETMTKLLERLDPGSFARIHRSYIVRLDSIAEIEPLESGDARIHLVGGQLIPVSRRYRDQLRAQLTPA; from the coding sequence ATGACGGTTCAGCAGTATTTGGCGCGCCGGCGACAGTTTGAGGTGGGGTTCTGGTTGTTGTTTTTTGTCGGCCAATGGCTTGTTCAGTTCGCTTTGGCATACTTTGATCACCGCCGCTGGGGTTCTATTTTTCAGCCATGGGAATTTCTGGTGTGGGAGGGAACCAGTATCCTAATGATCGCAATCTTATTTCCGCTGATATTGCTTCTTGATCATTATTTCCCCCTGCGCAAGGGGAGAGTTCGGCAGAGCTTGGCCATACATTTATTTTTCACTTTGCCTTGGTCCTTGATCCACGTTTCCGGCATGGTGTTTATGAGGACGGTCATTTATCACCTCAATGATGGTTCCTATAACTTTGGTAACTGGCCTGTAGAATTTTTCTATGAATATCTCAAAGATATTCAAACCTATGCCGCTCTTTTAAGCTCTGTTTATTTGTACCGCTTTTTGTTGGTACGTTTACAGGGTGAGGCGCGCTTACTAGAGGAGCCAGATGAGGGAGATGCTGCTGAGCCAGTAGAAAGGCCGGAGCGTCTTCTGGTGAAAAAGCTGGGAAAAGAATTTCTGGTTAATGTGCAGGATATCGAATGGGTAGAAGCTGCTGGCAACTATGTCAATCTGCACTTGGGCGATAGAATTTACCCCCTGCGGGAGACTATGACCAAGTTACTGGAGCGTTTGGATCCAGGATCATTCGCTCGCATCCACCGCTCCTATATTGTGCGCTTGGACTCTATTGCGGAGATTGAACCCCTGGAGAGCGGTGATGCGCGTATTCACTTGGTTGGCGGCCAGCTGATCCCGGTGAGCAGGCGCTACCGCGATCAGCTGAGGGCTCAATTAACCCCGGCTTAG